A portion of the Achromobacter sp. MFA1 R4 genome contains these proteins:
- a CDS encoding NAD(P)/FAD-dependent oxidoreductase, whose amino-acid sequence MIDTTQCDLLVVGAGPAGLAAATLAANLGVDTVLLDEQPAPGGQIYRAITTTPVTDRGILGEDYWHGATLVPPFQQSGARYVPGATVWAVAQRTAPQPAEGFEVAYSVNGEARIVHARRLLLATGAQERPFPIPGWTLPGVITAGAAQILLKSSGVVPSDRTVLAGCGPLLYLVAWQYLNAGVKVDALLETTPPGRMGQALPKVWGFLRSPYLGKGLKLLRAVKAAVPIVKGVTALEALGDGKLQSVRYTAGGITKTLPADQLMLHQGVVPNVNLSRAVGAAHRWNEALDCWEPQVDDWGTTSVDGIGMAGDGAGIAGALAAEHRGRLAALQAAHLLGRIDARQRDSEAAAPREALARAVRGREFFDTLYKAPEAFRRPTGDTIVCRCEEVTAAQVRETVKLGCSGPNQMKAFLRCGMGPCQGRFCGLTVSEIIAEERGVPTQEVGYYRLRFPTKPLTLGELASLPQTDESRQAVVRLKK is encoded by the coding sequence ATGATCGACACGACGCAATGCGATTTGCTGGTGGTGGGCGCGGGCCCGGCCGGCCTGGCGGCCGCGACCCTGGCGGCGAACCTGGGCGTGGACACGGTGCTGCTCGATGAACAGCCCGCGCCGGGCGGGCAGATCTATCGGGCCATCACCACCACGCCGGTCACCGACCGCGGCATCCTGGGCGAGGACTACTGGCATGGCGCGACGCTGGTGCCGCCGTTCCAGCAGTCCGGCGCGCGCTACGTGCCGGGCGCGACCGTGTGGGCGGTGGCCCAGCGCACGGCGCCGCAGCCGGCGGAGGGCTTCGAGGTGGCGTACTCGGTGAACGGCGAGGCGCGCATCGTGCATGCGCGCCGCCTGCTGCTGGCCACGGGCGCGCAGGAGCGGCCTTTCCCGATCCCGGGTTGGACGCTGCCCGGCGTCATCACCGCGGGGGCGGCGCAGATCCTGCTGAAGTCTTCCGGCGTGGTGCCGTCCGACCGCACGGTGCTGGCCGGCTGCGGTCCGCTGCTGTATCTGGTGGCCTGGCAATACCTGAACGCCGGGGTCAAGGTCGACGCGCTGCTGGAGACCACGCCGCCCGGACGCATGGGGCAGGCGCTGCCCAAGGTGTGGGGCTTCCTGCGCTCGCCGTACCTGGGCAAAGGCCTCAAGCTGCTGCGCGCGGTCAAGGCCGCCGTGCCCATCGTCAAGGGCGTGACGGCGCTGGAGGCGCTGGGCGACGGCAAGCTGCAAAGCGTGCGCTACACCGCTGGCGGCATCACCAAGACGCTGCCCGCCGACCAGCTCATGCTGCACCAGGGCGTGGTGCCGAACGTGAACCTGTCGCGCGCGGTGGGCGCGGCGCATCGCTGGAACGAGGCGCTGGACTGTTGGGAGCCGCAGGTCGACGACTGGGGCACGACCTCCGTGGACGGCATCGGCATGGCCGGGGACGGCGCGGGCATCGCCGGCGCGTTGGCAGCCGAACACCGCGGACGGCTGGCCGCCCTGCAGGCCGCGCATCTGCTGGGCCGCATCGACGCCCGCCAGCGCGACAGCGAAGCCGCGGCGCCGCGCGAGGCGCTGGCGCGGGCCGTGCGCGGCCGCGAGTTCTTCGACACGCTGTACAAGGCGCCCGAGGCCTTCCGGCGGCCCACTGGCGACACCATCGTCTGCCGCTGCGAGGAAGTGACCGCCGCGCAGGTGCGCGAGACGGTCAAGCTGGGCTGCAGCGGCCCGAACCAGATGAAGGCCTTCCTGCGCTGCGGCATGGGACCGTGCCAGGGCCGCTTCTGCGGGCTGACGGTATCGGAGATCATCGCCGAAGAGCGCGGCGTGCCGACACAGGAAGTGGGCTATTACCGGCTGCGCTTCCCGACCAAGCCGCTGACGCTGGGCGAGCTGGCGTCATTGCCGCAGACCGACGAATCGCGCCAGGCCGTGGTCCGCCTGAAGAAATGA
- a CDS encoding (2Fe-2S)-binding protein, translated as MFKRLDEAQRQAQGAPVRITVNGAEMLCRQGDSVAAALFAGGVQACRDTAVNEVPRGPYCMMGVCYDCLVTIDGQANQQGCMTPVREGMKIERQLGARKVQA; from the coding sequence ATGTTCAAGCGGCTTGACGAGGCGCAGCGGCAGGCGCAGGGCGCGCCGGTGCGGATCACGGTCAATGGCGCCGAAATGCTGTGCCGTCAGGGCGACAGCGTGGCGGCGGCGCTCTTTGCGGGCGGCGTGCAGGCCTGTCGCGATACGGCGGTCAACGAGGTGCCGCGCGGGCCGTACTGCATGATGGGCGTCTGCTACGACTGCCTGGTCACCATCGATGGGCAAGCGAACCAGCAGGGCTGCATGACGCCCGTGCGGGAAGGTATGAAGATCGAGCGCCAGTTGGGCGCGCGCAAGGTGCAGGCATGA
- a CDS encoding FAD-binding oxidoreductase yields the protein MTDEKELAPRAPAHRGIYDAVVIGGGLVGSAVAYGLRRELDHVAVLDEGDVAYRASRGNFGLVWVQSKGMGLPRYGVWTMTSAQGWPTLAAQLLAETGVDVHLEQRGGLHALLSDEEVEARTRFMSTLLAQPGMAQYEWKMLDRAEVADLVPGIGPEVRGATWTPVDGIANPLKLLRALHTSFAQRVVDYLPRRPAQAIKRRDGVFEIATPGGTVRAHKVVLASGLSNKQLGEQVGLDVPVRPQRGQIVVLERTRRMLEIPLSTLRQTDEGTWLIGDSQEEAGYVDNLVGLPILGTLADRAVRTLPALREVRVVRSWAALRVMSQDGFPIYQQSETCPGAFVATCHSGVTLAAAHALNLAPMIAAGQLADDMAPFSTRRFHVQAA from the coding sequence ATGACCGACGAGAAAGAACTGGCGCCGCGCGCGCCCGCGCACCGCGGCATCTACGATGCGGTGGTGATCGGGGGCGGCCTGGTCGGATCGGCCGTGGCCTACGGGCTGCGGCGCGAACTGGACCACGTGGCCGTGCTGGACGAGGGCGACGTGGCCTATCGCGCCTCGCGCGGGAATTTCGGGCTGGTGTGGGTGCAGAGCAAGGGCATGGGCCTGCCGCGCTACGGGGTGTGGACCATGACGTCCGCGCAGGGCTGGCCGACGCTGGCGGCGCAGCTGCTTGCGGAAACCGGCGTGGACGTGCACCTGGAGCAGCGCGGCGGACTGCATGCGCTCTTGAGCGACGAAGAGGTCGAGGCGCGCACGCGCTTCATGAGCACGCTGCTGGCGCAGCCCGGCATGGCGCAGTACGAATGGAAGATGCTGGACCGCGCCGAAGTCGCGGACCTGGTGCCCGGCATCGGTCCCGAGGTGCGCGGCGCGACGTGGACGCCGGTGGACGGCATCGCCAATCCGCTGAAGCTGCTGCGCGCGCTGCACACGAGTTTTGCACAGCGGGTTGTGGATTACCTGCCGCGCCGTCCGGCGCAGGCCATCAAGCGGCGCGACGGCGTGTTCGAGATCGCCACGCCCGGCGGCACGGTGCGTGCGCACAAGGTGGTGCTGGCCTCGGGGCTGTCGAACAAGCAGTTGGGGGAACAGGTCGGCCTGGACGTGCCGGTGCGGCCGCAGCGCGGTCAGATCGTGGTGCTGGAGCGCACGCGCCGCATGCTGGAGATCCCGTTGTCCACGCTGCGCCAGACCGATGAAGGCACCTGGCTGATCGGCGATTCGCAGGAAGAGGCCGGTTATGTGGACAACCTGGTGGGGTTGCCCATCCTGGGCACGCTGGCCGATCGCGCCGTGCGCACGCTGCCCGCGCTGCGCGAGGTGCGCGTGGTGCGTAGCTGGGCGGCGCTGCGCGTCATGTCGCAGGACGGCTTTCCGATCTACCAGCAATCCGAAACGTGTCCGGGGGCGTTCGTCGCCACCTGTCACAGCGGCGTGACGCTTGCCGCCGCGCATGCGCTCAATCTGGCGCCCATGATCGCCGCCGGCCAGCTGGCCGACGACATGGCGCCTTTCTCGACCCGGAGGTTTCATGTTCAAGCGGCTTGA
- a CDS encoding ABC transporter permease, with amino-acid sequence MQFRNGPIGLVFHTLFILFILAPIVMVCAVAFTSEGFISLPSGGLSLRWFRAILDNPRFVDAFWFSLGLGTLSATLAIGLAVPSALAIARNRFRGREALVAFFLSPLMIPHVVLGLAFLKFFTTVDLAGTYFGLVVAHVILVMPYALRLVLASAAGIDPALERAAQSLGASNWTAFRRVVLPLLLPGVVSGWVIAFITSFDELTMSIFIASPSTTTLPVRIFLHIEDTIDPLVTAVSAVLIYVTIIAIFILDRVVGLEKLFVGKGR; translated from the coding sequence ATGCAATTTCGCAACGGCCCCATCGGCCTCGTGTTCCACACGCTTTTCATTCTCTTCATCCTGGCGCCCATCGTGATGGTGTGCGCGGTGGCGTTCACGTCCGAAGGCTTCATCTCGCTGCCCTCGGGCGGGCTGTCGCTGCGCTGGTTCCGCGCCATCCTGGACAATCCGCGCTTCGTGGACGCGTTCTGGTTCAGCCTGGGCCTGGGTACGCTATCGGCCACGCTGGCGATCGGGCTTGCCGTTCCCAGCGCGCTGGCCATCGCGCGCAACCGCTTTCGCGGCCGCGAGGCCCTCGTGGCGTTTTTTCTGTCGCCGCTGATGATTCCGCACGTCGTGCTGGGCCTGGCCTTCCTGAAGTTCTTCACGACCGTGGACCTGGCGGGCACGTACTTCGGCCTGGTGGTGGCGCACGTAATCCTGGTCATGCCTTACGCGCTGCGGCTGGTGCTGGCGTCGGCGGCGGGCATCGATCCGGCGCTGGAGCGCGCCGCGCAATCGCTGGGCGCGTCCAACTGGACGGCGTTTCGCCGGGTGGTGCTGCCGCTGCTGCTTCCCGGCGTGGTGAGCGGTTGGGTGATCGCGTTCATCACCAGCTTCGATGAACTGACGATGTCGATCTTCATCGCCTCGCCGTCCACGACGACCCTGCCAGTGCGCATCTTCCTGCACATCGAAGACACCATCGACCCGCTGGTGACGGCGGTGTCGGCGGTGCTGATCTACGTGACGATCATTGCCATTTTCATCCTGGACCGCGTCGTCGGCCTGGAAAAGCTGTTTGTAGGAAAGGGACGCTAA
- a CDS encoding ABC transporter permease gives MTARTNPWVLSAPALAVYATFLVVPMALVFLISFFDFQFYGGMQATFTWKNYIEIFSDGYYYEIYARTFGVAAAVTLACLVLGTAEAYVLSRMANPWKGLFLMVVLGPLLISVVVRTLGWALLFGSTGLINKALMGIGIISTPIDLMYSNLGVAIALTHVLVPFMVISVWASLQRINPATEAAALSLGASQFTVIRRVIVPQVMPGILSGAIMVFAMAASSFATPAIIGGRRLKNVATAAYDEFLNTLNWPLGAALAVVLLVATVVVLLSANRIIERRYGAVFNQAGG, from the coding sequence ATGACCGCCCGCACCAATCCGTGGGTGCTGAGCGCCCCGGCGCTGGCGGTGTATGCCACGTTCCTCGTGGTGCCGATGGCGCTGGTGTTCCTGATCAGCTTCTTCGACTTCCAGTTCTACGGCGGCATGCAGGCCACCTTCACCTGGAAGAACTACATCGAGATTTTCTCGGACGGCTACTACTACGAGATCTACGCGCGCACCTTCGGCGTGGCGGCGGCCGTGACACTGGCCTGCCTGGTGCTGGGCACGGCCGAAGCCTATGTGCTGTCGCGCATGGCCAATCCCTGGAAGGGGCTTTTCCTGATGGTCGTGCTGGGCCCGCTGCTGATCTCGGTGGTGGTGCGCACGCTGGGATGGGCGCTGCTGTTCGGGTCCACGGGCCTCATCAACAAGGCGCTGATGGGCATCGGGATCATCTCCACGCCGATCGACCTGATGTACAGCAATCTGGGCGTGGCCATCGCGCTGACGCACGTGCTGGTGCCCTTCATGGTGATCTCGGTGTGGGCCTCGCTGCAGCGGATCAATCCGGCCACCGAGGCGGCGGCGCTGTCGCTGGGCGCCAGTCAGTTCACCGTGATCCGTCGCGTGATCGTGCCGCAGGTGATGCCGGGCATCCTGTCCGGCGCGATCATGGTGTTCGCGATGGCGGCCAGTTCGTTCGCCACGCCCGCCATCATCGGCGGACGGCGCCTGAAGAACGTGGCCACGGCCGCCTACGACGAGTTCCTGAACACGCTGAACTGGCCGCTGGGCGCGGCGCTGGCGGTGGTGTTGCTGGTGGCGACCGTGGTGGTGCTGCTGTCCGCCAACCGCATCATCGAGCGCCGTTATGGCGCGGTGTTCAACCAGGCCGGAGGCTGA
- a CDS encoding ABC transporter ATP-binding protein: MTYLVLDRLSKRYGETTAVENLSLSVRQGEFISLLGPSGCGKTTTLQMIAGFVEPSGGRIVLNGKDVSKVPANKRGLGMVFQNYALFPHMTAAENVSFGLEMQRVKKDEREARVADALKLVGLSHLADRHPARMSGGQQQRVALARALVIRPSVLLLDEPLSNLDAKLREEMQLELRSIQRTVGTTTILVTHDQSEALALSDRIVVMNQGRVEQVAEPFAAYEGPASHFVGGFLGKANVFTPQAEQYEGQTRARIGEAHVAMEGAPVPQGAVIVRPEKILFSEPAACALPGRMKTRVFQGNHWLCQVETSVGEVMVIRQNDGVPVPAEGEPVHLRWRAQDMCEVNPAGAPQGRAS, from the coding sequence ATGACTTATCTTGTGCTGGACCGCCTGAGCAAGCGCTACGGCGAGACCACCGCCGTCGAGAACCTGAGCCTGTCGGTCAGGCAGGGCGAGTTCATTTCCCTGCTGGGGCCCTCGGGCTGCGGCAAGACCACCACCCTGCAGATGATCGCGGGGTTTGTCGAACCCAGCGGCGGCCGCATCGTGCTGAACGGCAAGGACGTCAGCAAGGTGCCCGCCAACAAGCGCGGGCTGGGCATGGTGTTCCAGAACTATGCGCTGTTTCCGCACATGACGGCGGCCGAGAACGTGTCCTTCGGCCTGGAAATGCAGCGGGTGAAAAAGGACGAGCGCGAGGCCCGCGTGGCGGATGCGCTCAAGCTCGTGGGCCTGTCGCACCTGGCCGACCGGCATCCCGCTCGCATGTCCGGCGGACAGCAGCAGCGCGTGGCGCTGGCCCGCGCGCTGGTCATCCGGCCCAGCGTGCTGCTGCTGGACGAACCGCTCTCAAACCTGGACGCCAAGCTGCGCGAGGAAATGCAGCTTGAACTGCGCAGCATCCAGCGCACCGTCGGCACCACCACCATCCTGGTCACGCACGACCAGTCCGAGGCGCTGGCGCTGTCGGACCGCATCGTGGTGATGAACCAGGGCCGCGTCGAGCAGGTGGCTGAACCCTTCGCGGCATACGAAGGCCCGGCCAGCCATTTCGTGGGCGGCTTTCTGGGCAAGGCCAATGTGTTCACGCCGCAGGCCGAGCAATACGAAGGACAGACCCGGGCGCGCATCGGCGAGGCCCATGTCGCCATGGAGGGCGCGCCCGTGCCGCAGGGCGCGGTCATCGTGCGGCCCGAGAAGATCCTGTTCTCGGAGCCGGCCGCCTGTGCCCTGCCCGGCCGCATGAAGACGCGCGTGTTCCAGGGCAACCACTGGCTGTGCCAGGTGGAAACGTCCGTGGGCGAGGTCATGGTGATTCGCCAGAACGACGGCGTGCCGGTGCCCGCCGAAGGCGAGCCGGTGCATCTGCGCTGGCGCGCGCAGGACATGTGCGAAGTCAACCCGGCCGGCGCGCCGCAAGGCCGCGCGTCATGA
- a CDS encoding ABC transporter substrate-binding protein produces MSKVFAVLAAAAVAVGLGANAQAQQKLVVAGYGGSFEDIMRKEIFPPFAKQHGVELDYVAGNSTNTVARLQAQKSNQQIDVAIIDDGPMYQAIALGFCEPIKNLPADDIYTTARYKDDKAVAIGIVATGIMYNKKAFEEKKWAPPTSWKDLKDPKYKKQLVIPPLNNTYGLHTLVEYAREGGGGEKKIDPGFATFKNEVGPNVLVYEPSPGKMTELFSSGQATIAVWGSGRVKAFADTGFPVGFVYPQEGAYALLSSVCPVAKPNANPKAQAFVEYLVSPEVQEKLASAYGYGPVNKKAKVTDDPRVPLPIGKRAADLIVIDWDTVNQNRDDWNKRWTREIER; encoded by the coding sequence ATGAGCAAGGTATTTGCAGTGCTCGCAGCGGCGGCGGTGGCCGTCGGGCTGGGCGCCAATGCACAGGCGCAGCAGAAACTGGTGGTGGCCGGCTACGGCGGCTCGTTCGAAGACATCATGCGCAAGGAAATCTTCCCGCCCTTCGCCAAGCAGCATGGCGTCGAGCTGGACTACGTGGCCGGCAATTCCACCAACACGGTGGCGCGCCTGCAGGCGCAAAAGAGCAACCAGCAGATCGACGTCGCCATCATCGACGACGGTCCCATGTACCAGGCCATTGCGCTGGGCTTTTGCGAGCCCATCAAGAACCTGCCCGCCGACGACATCTACACTACGGCGCGCTACAAGGACGACAAGGCCGTCGCCATCGGCATCGTCGCCACGGGCATCATGTACAACAAGAAGGCCTTCGAAGAAAAGAAGTGGGCGCCGCCCACCTCGTGGAAGGACCTGAAGGACCCCAAGTACAAAAAGCAGCTCGTCATTCCGCCCCTGAACAACACCTACGGCCTGCACACGCTGGTGGAATACGCCCGTGAAGGCGGCGGCGGCGAAAAGAAGATCGACCCGGGTTTCGCCACGTTCAAGAACGAGGTCGGCCCCAACGTGCTGGTCTATGAACCGTCGCCCGGCAAGATGACCGAACTGTTCTCCAGCGGCCAGGCCACCATCGCGGTCTGGGGCAGCGGCCGCGTCAAGGCCTTTGCCGACACCGGCTTCCCGGTGGGCTTCGTGTATCCGCAGGAAGGCGCCTATGCGCTGCTGTCGTCGGTGTGTCCCGTCGCCAAGCCCAACGCCAATCCCAAGGCCCAGGCCTTCGTCGAATACCTGGTGTCGCCCGAGGTCCAGGAAAAGCTGGCGTCCGCGTACGGCTACGGCCCGGTCAACAAGAAGGCCAAGGTCACGGACGATCCGCGCGTGCCGCTGCCTATCGGCAAGCGCGCTGCCGACCTCATCGTGATCGACTGGGACACCGTCAACCAGAACCGGGACGACTGGAACAAGCGCTGGACGCGGGAAATCGAGCGCTGA
- a CDS encoding GntR family transcriptional regulator, whose protein sequence is MTRSSERAASPGGEREARGRPGAARPAADAGGPRYKSIYQTLSQDISAGRYPVMTLLPTEHELCEQFGASRHTIREAIRMLTVAGVVSRRPGVGTRVETARATTRFTQRISQFPDLLQYARNAALLVQDVRTVKLTKRLAETLGCEAGQPWLHINSIKTLDDPDTAAACTLIYADPAHSDVRVEVKSRISLLRLIEDHFGDRITEVNQEFSATPIGAAMARQLQVDAGTAGFVITRRYYGDGGVLLLATITTFPHDKMKYSMTLNVS, encoded by the coding sequence ATGACCCGATCCTCCGAGCGCGCCGCCAGCCCAGGCGGGGAGCGGGAAGCGCGCGGCCGGCCCGGCGCGGCGCGCCCTGCAGCCGACGCGGGCGGCCCGCGCTACAAGAGCATTTATCAGACGCTTTCCCAGGACATCAGCGCCGGGCGCTATCCCGTCATGACCCTGCTTCCCACCGAGCACGAGCTGTGCGAACAGTTCGGCGCCAGCCGCCACACCATCCGCGAAGCCATCCGCATGCTGACGGTGGCGGGCGTGGTGTCGCGCCGCCCCGGCGTGGGCACGCGCGTGGAAACGGCGCGCGCGACCACGCGTTTCACGCAGCGCATCTCGCAGTTTCCCGACCTGCTGCAGTACGCGCGCAATGCGGCGCTGCTGGTGCAGGACGTGCGCACCGTCAAGCTCACCAAGCGGCTCGCGGAAACGCTGGGCTGCGAGGCCGGCCAGCCCTGGCTGCACATCAACTCCATCAAGACCCTCGACGATCCCGACACGGCCGCGGCCTGCACGCTGATCTATGCGGATCCGGCGCATTCGGACGTGCGGGTGGAAGTGAAGTCGCGGATATCGCTGTTGCGGCTGATCGAAGACCATTTCGGCGACCGCATCACGGAGGTGAACCAGGAGTTCTCGGCCACGCCCATCGGTGCGGCCATGGCAAGGCAACTCCAGGTCGACGCCGGCACCGCGGGCTTTGTCATCACGCGCCGGTACTACGGCGACGGCGGCGTGCTGCTGCTTGCCACCATCACCACGTTCCCGCACGACAAGATGAAGTACTCGATGACGCTCAACGTGAGTTGA
- a CDS encoding GyrI-like domain-containing protein — translation MKPATRSLYAQRLDPVLRWLAANPDADPDLHRLADLACLSPYHFHRVYRAMMGETVNATVQRIRMHRAAVALAGTQTALRDVAQRAGYESDAAFNRAFGAVFGISPGRYRAARSQPSTTKESAMYPVVIENFPGATLAVLTHRGSYQDIGPVFSRAFMLAIGRGIATPDTTGFGIYFDDPEQVPESQLRSLAGMPVAPDADLGQELERFEIPAGRCAILTYTGPYNEMKKPYDWLFSEWLPASGQAPADFPMFEQYLNDPRTTPPAQLQTRICLPLR, via the coding sequence ATGAAGCCCGCAACGCGATCCCTCTACGCCCAACGCCTGGACCCGGTCCTGCGCTGGCTCGCCGCCAACCCCGACGCCGATCCCGACCTGCACCGGCTCGCCGACCTGGCCTGCCTGTCGCCGTACCACTTCCATCGCGTCTACCGCGCCATGATGGGAGAAACGGTCAACGCCACCGTCCAGCGCATCCGCATGCATCGCGCGGCCGTGGCCCTGGCCGGCACGCAGACGGCACTACGGGACGTTGCGCAACGCGCCGGCTATGAATCCGATGCCGCGTTCAACCGGGCTTTCGGCGCAGTGTTCGGCATCTCGCCAGGCCGGTATCGCGCCGCCCGCTCCCAACCTTCCACCACCAAGGAGTCAGCCATGTACCCTGTTGTCATCGAAAACTTCCCCGGCGCCACCCTCGCCGTCCTGACGCATCGCGGCAGCTACCAGGACATCGGCCCCGTCTTCTCAAGAGCCTTCATGCTCGCCATCGGCCGAGGCATCGCCACACCCGACACCACCGGTTTCGGCATCTATTTCGACGATCCCGAGCAGGTCCCGGAAAGCCAGCTGCGGTCCCTCGCCGGCATGCCCGTCGCGCCCGACGCCGACCTCGGCCAGGAGCTCGAACGCTTCGAAATCCCCGCCGGCCGCTGCGCCATCCTCACCTACACCGGCCCCTACAACGAGATGAAAAAGCCCTACGACTGGCTCTTCTCCGAATGGCTGCCCGCCAGCGGCCAGGCCCCCGCCGATTTCCCCATGTTCGAGCAATACCTGAACGACCCGCGCACTACGCCGCCCGCCCAGCTGCAGACCCGCATCTGCCTGCCGCTCAGATAG
- a CDS encoding glyoxylate/hydroxypyruvate reductase A codes for MRLIINSGGPHAIDEWRAQFRAFAPELEVVGWHEDTDPASIDYALVWAPDAGRLATFQNLKLIISAGAGVDHILADPALPRHLPIARMVTARTQTEMAEFVLTSALMITRNVKTIVHNQSRSHWETFDSLRVAADVRVGIMGLGHLGVASAQLLSRVGFPVSGWSRGASTLPGMPSYAGQEQFGDFLANTDLLVCLLPATDATRGILNRATLSQLPKGASLINAGRGSHMVTQDILDALDSGHLDQAVLDVFEQEPLPKDFPLWTHPRITITPHCAAIPDRKERARHTALLIAANERGEPLPNIYDAQRGY; via the coding sequence ATGCGGCTCATCATCAACTCCGGCGGCCCCCACGCGATCGACGAATGGCGCGCGCAGTTCCGCGCCTTTGCGCCGGAACTGGAGGTCGTGGGCTGGCACGAAGACACCGACCCCGCCAGCATCGACTACGCCCTCGTCTGGGCGCCCGACGCAGGCCGCCTGGCCACCTTCCAGAACCTCAAGCTCATCATCAGCGCCGGCGCCGGCGTTGACCACATCCTCGCCGACCCCGCGCTGCCCCGGCACCTGCCCATCGCGCGCATGGTCACCGCCCGCACGCAGACGGAAATGGCGGAGTTCGTGCTGACCAGCGCCCTCATGATCACGCGCAACGTCAAGACCATCGTCCACAACCAGTCGCGCAGCCACTGGGAAACCTTCGACTCCCTGCGCGTTGCCGCCGACGTGCGCGTCGGCATCATGGGCCTGGGCCACCTGGGCGTCGCATCAGCCCAACTGCTGTCGCGCGTGGGCTTTCCCGTGAGCGGCTGGTCCCGCGGCGCCAGCACGCTGCCGGGCATGCCGTCGTACGCGGGCCAGGAACAGTTCGGGGACTTTCTCGCCAACACCGACCTCCTGGTCTGCCTGCTCCCCGCCACGGACGCCACCCGCGGCATCCTCAACCGCGCCACGCTGTCCCAACTGCCCAAGGGCGCCAGCCTCATCAACGCCGGCCGCGGTTCGCACATGGTCACGCAGGACATCCTGGACGCGCTGGACAGCGGCCACCTGGACCAGGCCGTCCTGGACGTCTTCGAGCAAGAACCGCTGCCCAAAGACTTCCCGCTGTGGACGCACCCCCGCATCACCATCACCCCCCACTGCGCCGCGATCCCCGACCGCAAGGAACGCGCGCGTCACACCGCCCTGCTGATCGCCGCCAATGAGCGCGGAGAACCCCTCCCCAACATCTACGACGCGCAACGCGGCTACTGA
- a CDS encoding ABC transporter substrate-binding protein, which translates to MMHKKQGALRLTKGKRLLGAAVLALLSAGAMAQQKTLYVGMNGGDMERAFTQHVFPDFEKANNVKIVVVPGTSTDVLAKAQAYKDNPQMHVMFLDDGIMARAISMGLCAQLNDDPVLKELYPTALMKDRMAAGIDIGMTGLGYNTRLFQKNGWAPPISWLDLADPKYKGKVVFQSASGSTFGLHGFLMFNRIEGGNDQNYDPGFKKWPSTIGPNVLEYIPNSAKLAEMIQSDEAAIFPLTPTAIARLKKRDIPVEYAQPKEGSVILMVGECVIAKNSEPELAQKLALYLLSAKAQAKALEMGGHFPSNKNVQAPANNADALKRFQGYMANAKILDWDQINAARPAFNARWNRTVER; encoded by the coding sequence ATGATGCACAAGAAACAGGGCGCGCTGCGCCTGACCAAGGGGAAGCGGCTGTTGGGCGCGGCGGTGCTGGCATTGCTGTCTGCCGGGGCCATGGCGCAACAGAAGACGCTGTACGTTGGCATGAACGGCGGCGACATGGAACGCGCCTTCACGCAGCACGTGTTCCCGGACTTCGAAAAAGCCAACAACGTGAAGATCGTCGTGGTGCCCGGCACCTCGACCGACGTGCTGGCCAAGGCGCAGGCCTACAAGGACAACCCGCAGATGCACGTCATGTTCCTGGACGACGGCATCATGGCCCGCGCGATCTCCATGGGCCTGTGCGCGCAGCTCAATGACGACCCCGTCCTCAAAGAGCTGTACCCCACCGCCCTGATGAAAGACCGCATGGCCGCCGGCATCGACATCGGCATGACCGGCCTGGGCTACAACACGCGCCTCTTCCAGAAGAACGGCTGGGCGCCGCCCATCTCGTGGCTGGACCTGGCGGACCCCAAGTACAAGGGCAAGGTCGTGTTCCAGTCCGCGTCGGGCAGCACCTTCGGCCTGCACGGCTTCCTGATGTTCAACCGCATCGAAGGCGGCAACGACCAGAACTACGATCCCGGCTTCAAGAAGTGGCCCTCCACCATCGGCCCCAACGTGCTGGAATACATTCCCAACTCGGCCAAGCTCGCGGAAATGATCCAGTCCGACGAAGCCGCGATCTTCCCGCTCACGCCCACCGCCATCGCGCGCCTCAAGAAGCGCGACATCCCGGTGGAATACGCCCAGCCCAAGGAAGGCTCCGTCATCCTGATGGTCGGCGAATGCGTCATCGCCAAGAACAGCGAGCCGGAGCTGGCGCAGAAACTCGCGCTGTACCTGCTGTCCGCCAAGGCCCAGGCCAAGGCCCTGGAAATGGGCGGACACTTCCCGTCCAACAAGAACGTCCAGGCGCCCGCCAACAACGCCGACGCCCTCAAGCGTTTCCAAGGCTACATGGCGAACGCCAAGATCCTGGATTGGGACCAGATCAACGCGGCCCGGCCGGCCTTCAACGCCCGCTGGAACCGCACGGTCGAACGTTGA